A window from Schistosoma haematobium chromosome 1, whole genome shotgun sequence encodes these proteins:
- the PGM2 gene encoding Phosphoglucomutase-2 (EggNog:ENOG410V8K9~COG:G) gives MDKKLAESIEEWMKHDKNENTRSQIKLLKDKEAWDELRKLLLERMAFGTAGLRARMGPGYSQMNDLTIIQTTQGLLKYSLKTFSGLKSDGIIVGYDARHNSKKWALIVANIFINAGCKVYLFKDTFPTPMVAFGVRLFKTALGVMITASHNPKDDNGYKVYWSNGCQIISPHDSGISSCILESLVPLETSWNIDNIEANPLCLDPMPRLLKTYCRLQKSRLCFTESENIKCKTPFVYTPMHGVGWEAVKALVSCFGFPPLEPVPEQIMPDPDFPTVDYPNPEEGRSALNLGIKHAESIKSTIIFANDPDADRLAVAEKQTSGQWKIFSGNELGALFGWWLSLQWKIHNPQVKPSSVAVLSSTVSSKILKTIAEQEGFRFEETLTGFKWLGNRSCELESQNIKTIFAFEEAIGFMCGDVVWDKDGVGALAVMAELTSYVYHKGKLLSDQLIEIYNIYGQHISNNGYYFCHEPEKIVKMFSRIRNWPNEPGPKGYPQKLGRFQITGIRDLTVGYDDHYPDLKPVLPVSKSSQLITFDFSNGVTLTLRTSGTEPKIKYYSELRSKPGSE, from the exons ATGGATAAAAAACTGGCTGAATCTATTGAAGAATGGATGAAGCATGACAAG AATGAAAACACTCGCTCACAAATCAAGTTACTGAAAGATAAAGAAGCGTGGGATGAGTTACGAAAGTTATTGCTAGAAAGAATGGCATTTGGGACTGCTG GATTACGAGCAAGAATGGGACCAGGATATTCTCAGATGAATGACCTAACAATTATACAAACAACTCAG GGTTTACTTAAGTATTCGCTAAAAACATTCTCAGGTCTCAAGTCAGATGGAATTATAGTTGGTTATGATGCTCGACATAATAGCAAAAA ATGGGCGCTTATTGTCgctaatatatttattaatgcGGGCTGTAAAGTGTACTTGTTCAAAGATACATTCCCAACTCCTATGGTCGCATTTGGTGTTAGGCTTTTCAAAACAGCCTTGGGTGTTATGATTACTGCATCACACAATCCGAAAGATGACAATGGTTACAAA GTTTACTGGTCGAATGGATGTCAGATAATCAGTCCCCATGACAGTGGTATATCAAGTTGCATCCTTGAAAGCTTGGTACCTTTGGAAACTTCATGGAACATAGATAATATTGAGGCGAATCCTCTCTGCTTAGATCCAATGCCTAGGCTTTTGAAAACTTACTGTCGACTACAGAAGAGTAGACTTTGTTTTACAGA ATCTGAAAATATAAAATGCAAAACCCCTTTTGTGTATACGCCTATGCATGGTGTAGGTTGGGAAGCAGTTAAAGCACTAGTTTCGTGTTTTGGGTTTCCTCCACTTGAACCAGTTCCTGAACAG ATAATGCCTGATCCAGACTTTCCAACCGTTGACTATCCAAATCCAGAAGAAGGTCGTTCTGCACTCAATTTAGGTATTAAACATGCGGAATCTATTAAAAGTACCATCATTTTTGCCAATGATCCAGACGCTGATAGACTAGCAGTTGCTGAAAAACAAACATC TGGTCAATGGAAAATTTTCAGTGGCAATGAACTTGGAGCTTTATTTGGTTGGTGGTTATCTTTGCAGTGGAAAATACACAATCCTCAAGTAAAAC CTTCCAGTGTTGCTGTATTATCTAGTACTGTGTCttctaaaatattaaaaactattgcCGAACAAGAAGGGTTTCGATTTGAGGAAACTTTAACTGGTTTCAAATGGTTGGGTAATCGATCCTGTGAGCTTGAGTCgcaaaatattaaaacaattttcGCTTTCGAAGAAGCTATAG GTTTTATGTGCGGTGATGTTGTCTGGGATAAAGACGGTGTTGGGGCTTTAGCAGTTATGGCTGAACTCACTTCTTATGTTTATCATAAAGGAAAACTATTATCTGATCAATTAATAGAGATTTATAACAT TTATGGTCAACATATTTCCAATAATGGTTATTACTTTTGTCATGAACCGGAGAAAATTGTTAAAATGTTCAGTCGCATACGTAATTGGCCTAATGAACCTGGTCCTAAAGGCTATCCTCAAAAACTTGGTCGATTTCAAATAACTGGTATACGGGATTTAACAGTTGGTTATGATGATCATTATCCAGACTTAAAACCG GTATTACCTGTTAGTAAGTCAAGTCAGTTGATTACTTTCGATTTCTCAAATGGTGTGACACTAACGCTTCGTACAAGTGGAACTGAAccaaaaattaaatattattctgAATTGAGGTCGAAACCTGGAAGCGAGTAA